In Pseudomonas poae, a single genomic region encodes these proteins:
- a CDS encoding biliverdin-producing heme oxygenase, with translation MHSQATPSLLETLRTGTALLHVALEKRLPFFSERLDTEWYRRLLQAYYGFYAPMEVALYDSGLIPEGFDPVLRVKTPTLLHDLNALGVDERTVHALPRCTELPTFDTPDACLGALYVLEGATLGGQVLRREMAQRLGVNADNGGAFLDVYGAETGRRWKDFLDYLGRLPLDTPAKQRAVDAARSTFSCFEQWLDSQEVLL, from the coding sequence ATGCATTCACAGGCCACGCCCTCTTTGCTGGAAACGCTGCGCACAGGCACTGCCCTGCTGCACGTAGCGTTGGAAAAGCGCCTGCCGTTTTTCTCTGAGCGCCTGGATACCGAGTGGTACCGGCGTTTGCTCCAAGCGTATTACGGGTTTTATGCGCCAATGGAAGTGGCGTTGTACGACAGTGGTTTGATTCCTGAAGGCTTCGACCCGGTACTGCGTGTGAAAACGCCAACCCTTCTGCACGACCTCAACGCCTTGGGTGTGGATGAGCGCACTGTCCACGCCCTGCCGCGGTGCACCGAACTGCCAACTTTCGATACACCCGACGCCTGCCTCGGTGCCTTGTATGTGCTGGAAGGTGCGACGCTGGGTGGCCAGGTTTTGCGCCGGGAAATGGCCCAACGCCTGGGTGTGAATGCCGATAACGGTGGAGCATTCCTTGATGTATACGGCGCCGAGACCGGTCGGCGCTGGAAAGACTTTCTCGACTACCTGGGCCGCCTGCCGCTGGACACCCCCGCCAAACAGCGCGCGGTGGATGCAGCCCGTTCGACATTCAGCTGCTTTGAGCAATGGCTCGACAGCCAGGAGGTACTGCTATGA